A single ANME-2 cluster archaeon DNA region contains:
- the mfnA gene encoding tyrosine decarboxylase MfnA, which translates to MRDKGESEHDVLEQLSAYRARDTPYDRVLSAMCTRPHPIAVRAHDMFMEANLGDAGLFKGAHELEYEAIAMLGGMLGDPGVSGYITTGGTESNIQAIRAARNSGISKNPNIVVSESAHFSFDKIANLLRVDVRKAELDEEFRVDPASVEAHIDDNTVALVGIAGTTEFGQIDPIRELSDMALERGIFLHVDAAFGAFVIPFLDKTYDFDFRLPGVSSMTADPHKMGLCTIPAGGLLFRDRLHLHELRTHTPYLTIDTQYSLSGTRSGAVAAAAYAVMRHMGLEGYRNTVDHCMKMTRRLVERVSEFGVEPLIDPVMNVVVLDVGDTAKVRKSMSQKGWYTSITRSPFALRLVIMPHLSEKRLEEFLDDLELVCREL; encoded by the coding sequence ATGAGAGACAAGGGTGAAAGCGAGCATGATGTACTGGAGCAGCTTTCGGCTTACAGGGCGAGGGACACACCGTATGACAGGGTGCTCAGCGCCATGTGTACTCGCCCACATCCGATAGCGGTCAGGGCCCATGATATGTTCATGGAAGCCAACCTGGGTGATGCCGGGCTGTTCAAGGGAGCGCATGAACTGGAATATGAAGCTATCGCCATGCTGGGTGGGATGCTGGGGGACCCTGGAGTCTCCGGATACATCACCACGGGGGGTACCGAATCCAATATTCAGGCCATCCGAGCTGCCAGGAATTCAGGTATCAGCAAAAATCCCAATATCGTGGTTTCCGAGTCGGCCCATTTTTCATTTGATAAGATAGCCAACCTGCTCAGGGTGGACGTGAGGAAGGCAGAACTGGATGAAGAGTTCAGGGTGGACCCTGCATCCGTGGAAGCCCATATAGACGATAACACGGTAGCCCTGGTGGGTATTGCCGGTACTACCGAGTTCGGGCAGATAGACCCCATCAGGGAACTGTCAGATATGGCACTGGAACGTGGGATTTTCCTGCACGTGGATGCAGCGTTCGGGGCTTTTGTCATACCTTTCCTTGACAAGACATACGATTTTGATTTCAGGCTGCCAGGGGTATCTTCAATGACAGCAGACCCTCACAAGATGGGCCTGTGCACTATACCGGCAGGCGGATTGCTGTTCAGGGACCGTTTGCACCTGCACGAACTGCGCACGCATACGCCGTACCTGACTATTGATACACAATACTCGTTGAGCGGTACCCGAAGCGGGGCGGTTGCGGCGGCTGCTTATGCTGTTATGCGACACATGGGTTTGGAAGGATACCGTAATACTGTGGACCATTGCATGAAGATGACCCGCAGGCTGGTCGAGCGGGTCAGTGAGTTCGGGGTTGAGCCGTTGATAGACCCTGTGATGAACGTGGTGGTGCTTGATGTGGGAGATACTGCAAAGGTGAGGAAGTCAATGTCACAGAAGGGGTGGTATACTTCAATAACGCGCAGTCCCTTTGCTCTGAGATTGGTAATTATGCCGCATCTGAGCGAAAAAAGGCTGGAAGAGTTCCTTGATGACCTTGAACTGGTCTGCAGGGAACTATAG